One region of Juglans microcarpa x Juglans regia isolate MS1-56 chromosome 7S, Jm3101_v1.0, whole genome shotgun sequence genomic DNA includes:
- the LOC121241661 gene encoding elongation factor 1-alpha-like gives MNVTIGPNGRTTEVRYVEMHHEALQDGLPGDNIGFNVNSKCTSLGIIMNNLGQISDGYAPVLNSHTSHIAVMFAELSIKIDNLSLDTHHLVVLLRGKCVRTWLLLSSSMLSKDP, from the coding sequence ATGAATGTGACCATTGGCCCCAATGGGCGGACAACTGAAGTTAGGTATGTGGAGATGCACCATGAGGCTCTCCAAGACGGCCTTCCTGGTGACAACATTGGCTTCAATGTGAACTCAAAATGTACCTCCCTGGGCATCATCATGAACAACCTTGGTCAGATAAGTGATGGTTATGCTCCAGTGCTCAACAGTCACACCTCTCACATTGCTGTGATGTTTGCTGAGCTCTCAATTAAGATTGACAACCTTTCTCTGGATACCCACCACTTGGTTGTTTTGCTGCGAGGGAAATGTGTCAGAACTTGGCTTTTGTTGTCGTCAAGCATGTTGAGCAAGGATCCTTAA
- the LOC121241659 gene encoding pentatricopeptide repeat-containing protein At2g27800, mitochondrial-like: MFLIRRNCQNYLCSGRNSTSPICSRNRSHHFRPHSRIFSNYAIPSNLTLKHIHLLNQTQVGPRARVASNGILFLHARVSLDLGYSTKTPSRSFRRRECKRAKSNAEAPLNEAQFQHAVSKLPPRFTAEELCNVITFQKDPKVCLELYNWASQQRRFRHDVCTYHITIKKLGAARMYQEMDDVVNQVLALPYVGSEALYNTIIYFFTEARKLTRAVNIFNHMRNSRKLDCRPSVRTYNLLFAAFLSRGNNSYINHMYMETIRCLFRQMVNDGIEPDIFSMNSMIKGYVLSLHVNDALRIFHQMGPVYKCLPNSFSYDYLIHGLCIQGRTNNAKQLCDEMKGKGFLPSNKSYNSLVNALALGGEVDEAVRYLREMSERQRSVDFITYRTVLDEICRRGRVGEAMRLLKEFQEKDLVDGDTCKKLQHVLEDDFGNSIGKNQFRWMPQPQNIPR, translated from the exons atGTTTCTTATTCGTAGAAATTGCCAGAACTATCTTTGCTCAGGCAGAAATTCAACCAGTCCGATATGTTCTAGAAACCGATCTCACCATTTTAGGCCACATTCAAGAATCTTCTCTAATTATGCGATTCCCAGTAACCTAACCTTGAAGCATATACACCTTTTGAATCAGACCCAAGTTGGCCCACGTGCCAGAGTAGCTTCAAATGGAATTCTGTTCCTACATGCGCGCGTTTCCTTGGATTTAGGGTACTCCACTAAAACCCCATCGAGATCTTTTAGAAGGAGAGAGTGTAAGAGAGCAAAATCTAATGCTGAAGCCCCTCTCAATGAGGCACAATTTCAGCATGCGGTTTCCAAACTTCCCCCAAGGTTCACTGCCGAAGAGCTTTGCAATGTCATAACCTTCCAAAAAGATCCTAAAGTGTGCCTGGAGTTGTACAATTGGGCGTCACAACAGCGTAGGTTTAGACATGATGTTTGCACTTATCACATTACAATAAAGAAGCTTGGTGCAGCAAGAATGTACCAAGAAATGGATGATGTTGTAAACCAAGTGCTTGCTCTTCCATATGTTGGTTCAGAGGCTCTTTACAATAccatcatctattttttcacaGAGGCACGGAAGCTGACTCGAGCAGTAAATATATTTAATCACATGAGGAATAGCAGAAAGTTGGATTGCAGGCCTTCGGTTAGAACCTATAATCTTCTTTTTGCGGCGTTCTTGAGTCGGGGaaataattcttatataaaCCACATGTATATGGAGACTATTAGATGCTTATTTAGGCAGATGGTAAATGATGGGATTGAACCTGACATTTTTTCTATGAATTCAATGATAAAGGGTTATGTGCTTTCTCTTCACGTTAATGATGCTCTAAGGATATTTCATCAGATGGGTCCTGTGTACAAGTGTTTGCCCAACTCATTTTCCTATGATTATTTGATCCATGGGTTATGCATTCAAGGCCGAACAAATAATGCAAAACAGTTGTGTGATGAAATGAAGGGAAAAGGGTTTCTTCCAAGTAATAAATCATACAATTCGCTCGTTAATGCTTTGGCTCTTGGCGGAGAGGTTGACGAGGCAGTGAGGTACCTACGGGAGATGAGTGAAAGGCAGAGGTCAGTTGATTTCATTACTTACCGGACTGTCTTGGATGAGATCTGCAGACGAGGAAGGGTCGGAGAGGCCATGAGGTTGTTGAAGGAGTTTCAAGAGAAAGACCTTGTGGATGGGGATACTTGCAAGAAGCTTCAACATGTGCTCGAAGATGACTTTGGAAATTCAATTGGCAAAAATCAGTTCAG ATGGATGCCACAACCCCAAAATATTCCAAGGTGA